The Syntrophorhabdales bacterium genome window below encodes:
- a CDS encoding alpha/beta hydrolase: MTTITTKDSTQIYYKDWGTGQPVVFSHGWPLSADAWEDQMFFLASRGYRCIAHDRRGHGRSSQPWNGNDMDTYADDLAELVEKLDLKNAVHVGHSTGGGEVARYIGRHGSKRVAKAVLIGAVTPLMLKTAANPGGLPMETFDQIRASILADRSQFWKDLSMPFYGYNRQGAKVSEGVRESFWLQGMMAGMPASYFCIKAFSETDLTEDLKKMDMPTLFLHGDDDQIVPISDSAIIAAKLVKNGKLKVYKGAPHGMCTTHKNEVNEDLLAFIKG; this comes from the coding sequence ATGACAACGATCACGACAAAAGACAGCACGCAGATCTACTACAAGGACTGGGGCACGGGTCAACCTGTTGTCTTCAGCCATGGCTGGCCGCTCTCGGCAGATGCGTGGGAAGATCAAATGTTTTTTCTGGCTTCTCGGGGTTATCGCTGCATCGCTCACGACCGCCGCGGCCATGGACGCTCAAGCCAGCCCTGGAACGGCAACGACATGGACACCTACGCCGACGACCTTGCGGAACTGGTTGAAAAACTGGACCTGAAGAATGCCGTCCATGTGGGTCACTCCACTGGAGGCGGCGAGGTAGCGCGCTATATCGGCCGCCACGGCTCGAAGCGCGTGGCCAAGGCGGTGCTGATCGGCGCGGTCACGCCGCTGATGTTGAAGACCGCGGCCAATCCGGGTGGTTTGCCGATGGAGACCTTCGATCAGATCCGGGCTTCGATTCTTGCGGACCGTTCGCAGTTCTGGAAGGATCTCAGCATGCCCTTTTACGGCTACAACCGGCAGGGCGCGAAGGTCTCGGAAGGCGTGCGCGAATCGTTCTGGCTCCAGGGGATGATGGCAGGCATGCCGGCGTCCTACTTCTGCATCAAGGCATTCTCGGAGACGGACTTAACCGAGGACCTGAAGAAGATGGACATGCCGACACTGTTCCTCCACGGTGACGACGATCAGATCGTGCCGATCTCCGACTCTGCCATCATTGCGGCCAAGCTCGTCAAGAACGGGAAGCTGAAGGTCTACAAGGGCGCGCCTCATGGGATGTGCACGACGCATAAGAACGAGGTGAACGAAGACCTCCTCGCGTTCATCAAGGGGTAG